ACTAATAAAAAATGCTTTGTCAAAATAATGCTTTGGACAATTGGATCTACGTCAGAAGGTATGTGGATCGTGATAGGTCTACGTCATGTCTTGTAGACCGCGTCTATACCGAAGAAAAAGCAAAGGAACGCGTGAAAAGGTCAGTAGGCGAACAGCACAGCCCGATCTTCACATCCTCAGTCTATTTTGACCGAGTACGTACCAGCTGCTTGCTTGTGTTCCCACCTGTACACGCACTCCATTCCACGCTTCCACCAACCGCACATTTTTCTCCATCCCACCCGGGTGTAGGCTGCATTGGAGTACTATATATAGGAACCAATACAGCCATCTAGGGAAGCAAACGCATTCTCTGCTCAAGGATCAATACAGCACCTGCCTGGTAATCTCCTCTGCTAGCTCTTCTTGCAGTTCCAACCACAATGGCTGCCATGAGAACCATTCTTCTCGTCGTAGCTGCGATGGCAGTCCTGAGCTCCGCGTCAGCGGCGATCTACAACGTGGGCGAGCGGGGCGGCGCATGGGACCTTAGCACCAACTACGACACTTGGGCATCCTCTAGGAACTTCCAAACGAGCGATCAAATCGTCTTCAAGTACTCCCCTCAGGCACACGACGTCCTCGAGGTCAGCAAGGCAGACTACGACTCCTGCAGCACCGCCAGCCCTGTCACCACCTTCAACTCCGGGAATGATGTCGTGACCCTCAC
Above is a genomic segment from Triticum aestivum cultivar Chinese Spring unplaced genomic scaffold, IWGSC CS RefSeq v2.1 scaffold221451, whole genome shotgun sequence containing:
- the LOC123178369 gene encoding mavicyanin-like gives rise to the protein MAAMRTILLVVAAMAVLSSASAAIYNVGERGGAWDLSTNYDTWASSRNFQTSDQIVFKYSPQAHDVLEVSKADYDSCSTASPVTTFNSGNDVVTLTATGTRYFICGFPGHCAGGMKVKIDVMPGSSSSSPAPANGPSASNAPPPTPVSTATNVQATGFGLAVLLAVVGLMA